The following are encoded together in the Pectobacterium punjabense genome:
- a CDS encoding ABC-F family ATPase: MLSTNNITMQFGSKPLFENISVKFGGGNRYGLIGANGCGKSTFMKILGGDLVPSGGNVFLDPNERLGKLRQDQFAFEKYSVLDTVIMGHGELWAVKEERDRIYSLAEMSEADGYKVADLEVQYGEMDGYSAESRAGELLLGVGIPVEQHYGLMSEIAPGWKLRVLLAQALFADPDILLLDEPTNNLDIDTIRWLEQVLNERNSTMIIISHDRHFLNMVCTHMADLDYGELRIYPGNYDEYMTAATQARERLLADNAKKKAQISELQSFVSRFSANASKSKQATSRARQIDKIQLDEVKASSRQNPFIRFDQDKKLFRNALEVEALSKGFDNGPLFSKLGLMVEVGEKVAILGANGIGKSTLLKTLVGDFEPDSGTVKWSENSKIGYYAQDHEYEFDDTLTVFDWMSQWKQEKDDEQAVRSILGRLLFSQDDIKKKVKVLSGGEKGRMLFGKLMMQRPNILVMDEPTNHLDMESIESLNMALEMYEGTLLFVSHDREFVSSLATRILEITPNKVIDFTGNYEDYLRSQGIQ; the protein is encoded by the coding sequence GTGTTAAGTACCAACAATATCACCATGCAGTTCGGCAGCAAGCCGTTGTTTGAAAACATTTCCGTTAAATTTGGCGGCGGCAACCGTTACGGTTTGATTGGCGCAAATGGCTGCGGTAAATCTACATTTATGAAGATTCTCGGCGGCGATCTGGTGCCGAGCGGCGGTAACGTCTTCCTCGATCCTAATGAACGTCTGGGTAAACTGCGTCAGGATCAGTTCGCGTTTGAAAAATACAGCGTACTGGATACCGTTATTATGGGCCACGGCGAGCTGTGGGCGGTAAAAGAAGAGCGCGATCGCATCTACTCATTGGCTGAAATGAGCGAAGCCGACGGCTATAAAGTCGCCGATCTGGAAGTGCAATACGGTGAGATGGATGGTTACAGCGCAGAGTCACGCGCGGGTGAACTGTTGCTGGGTGTGGGAATTCCTGTTGAGCAGCACTATGGCTTGATGAGTGAGATTGCTCCCGGTTGGAAACTGCGTGTCCTGTTGGCGCAGGCGCTGTTTGCCGATCCCGATATCCTGCTGCTCGACGAACCGACCAACAACCTGGATATCGATACTATCCGCTGGTTGGAGCAAGTGCTGAACGAGCGTAACAGCACCATGATCATCATCTCGCATGACCGTCACTTCCTGAACATGGTTTGTACGCACATGGCGGACCTGGACTACGGCGAACTGCGTATTTATCCTGGCAACTACGACGAATACATGACGGCCGCGACGCAGGCTCGTGAGCGTTTGCTGGCCGATAACGCCAAGAAGAAAGCGCAAATTTCCGAACTGCAATCGTTCGTTAGCCGCTTTAGCGCCAACGCCTCTAAATCCAAGCAAGCGACATCGCGCGCACGCCAGATCGATAAAATCCAGTTGGATGAAGTGAAAGCGTCTAGCCGTCAAAACCCGTTTATCCGTTTCGATCAGGATAAGAAACTGTTCCGTAATGCGCTGGAAGTCGAAGCGCTGAGCAAAGGTTTTGATAATGGCCCACTGTTCAGCAAGCTGGGACTGATGGTCGAAGTGGGTGAGAAAGTCGCTATTCTGGGTGCCAACGGTATCGGTAAATCGACATTGCTGAAAACGCTGGTCGGTGATTTTGAACCAGATAGCGGTACGGTGAAATGGTCTGAAAACTCAAAAATTGGCTACTACGCGCAGGATCACGAATACGAATTCGATGACACACTGACCGTTTTTGACTGGATGAGCCAGTGGAAACAGGAAAAAGACGACGAGCAAGCCGTGCGCAGCATACTCGGCCGTTTACTGTTCAGCCAGGATGATATCAAGAAGAAAGTGAAGGTGTTATCCGGTGGTGAAAAAGGCCGCATGTTGTTCGGTAAACTGATGATGCAGCGTCCAAATATTTTGGTGATGGATGAACCGACCAACCACCTTGATATGGAATCCATTGAATCGCTGAATATGGCGCTGGAAATGTATGAAGGAACGCTGCTGTTTGTCTCTCATGACCGTGAATTTGTCAGCTCGTTGGCGACCAGAATTCTGGAAATTACGCCAAATAAAGTGATCGATTTCACCGGCAACTATGAAGATTATCTGCGCAGTCAGGGTATTCAGTAA
- a CDS encoding glutamine amidotransferase: MSEKVLLVIQLGQPPEGIASQVGQQGKWFVDAVEGKTQPVQVVRPDLGEPLPPFDTLVAAIISGSWSMVTDRLDWSEYTAGWLREAYYADVPLLGVCYGHQLLADALGGKVGDNPNGKEVGVQVVTTHEVAAQDPLLRDYPSQFGAYLTHQQSVLEAPEGAQVLASSEMDGCQIIRYSDKVLTVQFHPEFSANIMLTCLRHNETALRQGGWDVDRMMDIPQEPVWARKILLDFVACYAAK; this comes from the coding sequence ATGAGCGAAAAGGTATTGCTAGTGATTCAGTTGGGTCAACCGCCGGAAGGCATTGCGTCTCAGGTTGGGCAACAAGGGAAATGGTTTGTCGATGCTGTCGAAGGGAAAACACAGCCGGTGCAGGTGGTTCGTCCCGATCTTGGGGAACCGCTGCCGCCGTTTGATACGCTGGTGGCGGCGATTATCTCCGGTTCGTGGTCGATGGTCACAGATCGGCTGGACTGGAGTGAATACACCGCGGGTTGGCTGCGCGAGGCGTATTACGCGGATGTTCCGCTGCTGGGCGTGTGTTATGGGCACCAGTTGCTGGCCGATGCGCTGGGCGGCAAAGTAGGCGATAACCCGAATGGCAAGGAAGTCGGCGTTCAAGTGGTGACAACCCATGAAGTCGCGGCACAAGACCCATTATTGCGTGATTATCCATCGCAGTTTGGCGCTTACCTGACCCACCAACAATCTGTGCTGGAAGCGCCAGAAGGCGCGCAGGTGTTGGCGAGCTCAGAGATGGATGGTTGCCAGATTATCCGCTACAGCGATAAAGTCTTGACGGTACAATTTCACCCCGAATTCAGTGCGAACATCATGCTGACGTGCCTGCGCCATAATGAAACGGCGCTGCGGCAGGGCGGTTGGGATGTCGATCGGATGATGGATATTCCGCAAGAGCCCGTCTGGGCGCGCAAGATTCTGCTGGATTTTGTCGCGTGCTACGCGGCGAAATAG
- a CDS encoding membrane-bound PQQ-dependent dehydrogenase, glucose/quinate/shikimate family, translated as MAKPLVSQLQGIWLLILGLIVTAIGAFFAYYGAKLIGLGGSPYFLVSGVALLISGVLIWRKSVVGAYLYAAVLLGTAVWALWDVGLDFWPLVSRLLTLAGIAILVALSLPLLRNRAGNQPGWRVAGLSAGVLALAFVATVGGMFVPHAPVPSSGAQLPLVPVKPGEEQRDWTSYGNTSGASRFVALDQVTRDNVKDLQVAWTYRTGDVPQSPGGGGAEDQQTPLQVGNRLFLCTPHNNIIAVDATSGEQLWKTEIGAQQKKWMRCRGLAYFDATQPLAQPDLPGSTPVEQVSVPVGAVCQRRILMNSVTPELIAVDADTGAFCPDFGTNGRVDLSDHMGKGSDKGQYYPTSAPTLAGTTIVIGGRVADNVSLDMPGGVVRGFDVITGKLRWAFDPGNPQETTEPAQGQNYTRSTPNVWAPMSYDPQSNTVFMPTGSAAIDLWGVKRSDLDRKFGASMVAVDASTGQVKWVYQTVHDDLWDFDVPMQPSFVNFPSENGKNVPALVFGTKAGQLFVLDRATGKPLTKVEERKVEQGEIPSEVYSPTQPVSVGMPQIGADVLKESDMWGATPFDQLLCRVHFKSKRYNGLFTPPGHDPSLNLPGSLGGMNWGGLSTDPVNNYLFINDMRVGLEVQLVPTSAENQGKKSDGNEAASIDRPVPLDGTPYSVNAKVRFMSPIEIPCQKPPFGTLTAVDLKTQQIAWQVPVGTVQDTGPFGIKMGLPIPIGMPTIGGTLATQGGLVFIASTQDYYLRAFDSATGKEVWKARLPVGSQSTPISYKSSVDGKQYVVISAGGARNSPDRGDYVIAYRLP; from the coding sequence ATGGCAAAACCACTTGTGTCCCAGTTGCAGGGTATTTGGCTGCTGATCTTGGGGTTAATCGTAACGGCGATAGGTGCTTTTTTTGCCTATTATGGCGCCAAACTTATTGGTTTGGGGGGGAGCCCATATTTTCTGGTATCTGGCGTAGCATTACTGATTTCCGGTGTGCTGATTTGGCGTAAAAGCGTCGTAGGCGCTTATTTGTACGCTGCCGTCTTATTGGGAACGGCGGTATGGGCATTGTGGGATGTGGGGCTGGATTTCTGGCCTCTGGTGTCACGCTTGCTCACGCTGGCAGGGATTGCCATTTTGGTCGCGTTGTCGCTACCGCTCTTACGTAATCGCGCGGGCAACCAACCTGGTTGGCGTGTGGCAGGGCTTTCTGCGGGCGTATTGGCGCTGGCTTTTGTTGCGACAGTCGGTGGGATGTTCGTCCCTCATGCTCCAGTGCCTTCTTCCGGCGCTCAGTTGCCGCTCGTTCCTGTAAAACCGGGTGAAGAGCAGCGTGACTGGACGAGTTACGGCAACACCTCCGGTGCTTCACGCTTTGTCGCGTTGGATCAGGTCACGCGTGATAATGTGAAAGATCTACAGGTCGCGTGGACGTACCGTACTGGTGATGTGCCGCAAAGTCCGGGCGGTGGTGGTGCTGAAGATCAGCAGACTCCGCTGCAAGTGGGTAACCGTTTGTTCCTCTGTACGCCGCATAACAATATTATTGCGGTGGATGCCACAAGCGGTGAGCAACTGTGGAAAACCGAGATTGGTGCTCAGCAGAAGAAGTGGATGCGCTGCCGTGGCCTTGCCTATTTTGATGCCACACAGCCGCTGGCTCAGCCCGATCTTCCGGGGTCTACGCCCGTTGAACAGGTTTCGGTACCAGTCGGCGCGGTTTGCCAGCGTCGTATTTTGATGAATAGCGTGACGCCGGAACTGATTGCGGTTGATGCAGATACGGGGGCATTTTGTCCAGATTTTGGTACCAATGGCCGGGTGGATCTCAGCGATCACATGGGCAAAGGTAGCGATAAAGGGCAATATTATCCGACGTCAGCGCCTACCCTGGCAGGGACGACCATCGTCATTGGCGGCAGAGTCGCGGATAACGTTAGCCTCGATATGCCTGGCGGTGTCGTTCGCGGGTTTGACGTAATTACTGGCAAGCTGCGTTGGGCGTTCGATCCTGGTAATCCGCAGGAGACAACAGAGCCAGCACAGGGTCAGAACTATACGCGTTCGACGCCTAACGTATGGGCGCCGATGTCCTACGATCCGCAGTCAAATACGGTGTTCATGCCGACGGGAAGCGCCGCCATTGATTTATGGGGTGTCAAACGTAGCGATTTGGATCGTAAATTTGGTGCGTCAATGGTGGCGGTGGATGCCTCCACGGGGCAGGTCAAATGGGTCTACCAGACGGTTCACGATGACCTGTGGGACTTTGATGTGCCGATGCAGCCTTCTTTCGTTAATTTCCCCAGCGAAAATGGCAAGAACGTACCCGCGTTAGTGTTCGGCACCAAAGCCGGTCAACTGTTCGTTCTCGATCGTGCGACGGGTAAACCGTTGACGAAAGTCGAAGAAAGAAAGGTTGAACAGGGAGAAATTCCAAGCGAAGTGTATTCGCCGACTCAGCCTGTTTCCGTTGGCATGCCGCAAATTGGGGCCGATGTCCTGAAGGAATCGGATATGTGGGGGGCGACACCGTTCGACCAGCTGCTCTGCCGCGTTCACTTCAAGTCTAAACGCTACAACGGACTGTTTACCCCACCAGGTCACGATCCGTCACTTAACCTGCCGGGCTCATTGGGCGGGATGAACTGGGGCGGGTTATCTACCGATCCGGTGAATAATTATCTGTTCATCAACGACATGAGAGTGGGGCTGGAAGTTCAACTCGTACCGACGTCGGCGGAGAATCAGGGTAAGAAAAGTGATGGTAACGAAGCGGCCAGCATCGATCGTCCGGTTCCGCTGGATGGCACGCCGTATTCGGTTAATGCCAAAGTGCGCTTTATGTCGCCTATTGAGATCCCTTGCCAGAAGCCACCATTTGGCACATTAACGGCAGTGGATTTAAAGACGCAGCAAATCGCCTGGCAGGTTCCAGTTGGTACGGTACAAGACACGGGGCCATTTGGCATCAAGATGGGGCTGCCGATTCCGATTGGGATGCCAACGATTGGCGGTACGCTTGCTACTCAGGGCGGCCTGGTGTTTATCGCGTCAACGCAGGATTACTATCTGCGTGCGTTTGATAGCGCGACGGGTAAAGAAGTTTGGAAAGCCCGGCTACCAGTAGGAAGTCAAAGTACGCCGATCAGCTATAAATCCTCGGTTGATGGCAAGCAGTACGTCGTTATTTCGGCAGGCGGTGCGCGTAATTCACCGGATCGTGGAGATTACGTGATTGCCTATCGTCTTCCATAA
- a CDS encoding NAD(P)H-binding protein: MTWLLFGAGNGVGACLLQRAIECEQAVVLVLRNPEQAKHWREQGMTVVEGDACDPETVAEACRVAGPSAIVVSTMGGGTVNYQGHRTVIDGAEQAGIKRMLLVTSLGCGDSWPQLSPRARAAFGFAVREKSLAESWLQSSTLDHCIVRPGGLLDVVATHNAQLTQGAATLGLVSRWDVALAVDKLLQQPVFGNHIYNLIDPDLTMPAIP; the protein is encoded by the coding sequence ATGACATGGTTACTTTTTGGCGCAGGCAATGGGGTCGGCGCCTGCTTATTACAACGAGCGATTGAGTGCGAGCAGGCGGTAGTACTGGTATTACGCAACCCTGAGCAGGCTAAACACTGGCGTGAACAGGGGATGACCGTGGTGGAAGGTGATGCCTGTGACCCGGAAACGGTAGCAGAAGCCTGTCGCGTTGCTGGGCCGTCCGCTATTGTGGTATCGACGATGGGTGGCGGTACAGTAAACTATCAAGGGCACCGGACGGTGATCGACGGTGCAGAACAGGCGGGTATCAAGCGTATGCTGCTGGTGACCTCGCTGGGCTGTGGCGATAGTTGGCCACAGCTGTCGCCACGCGCCAGAGCGGCGTTTGGTTTCGCAGTACGTGAGAAATCGCTGGCAGAAAGTTGGTTGCAAAGCAGTACGTTGGATCACTGTATTGTTCGTCCCGGTGGCCTGTTGGATGTGGTCGCGACGCACAATGCGCAACTGACACAAGGTGCGGCCACGCTGGGGTTAGTCTCTCGCTGGGATGTGGCGCTGGCGGTTGATAAATTGTTGCAACAACCCGTGTTCGGTAATCACATTTACAATCTGATCGATCCCGATCTCACGATGCCTGCCATTCCGTAA
- a CDS encoding YlaC family protein, which produces MDEVKRLLTEEIERINREEKRDNKIRFSRKFMQSHPYLFAAMLVSYVPVAMILFYAPYFGLPYLIGFTIFLLVMSLALSMDINPTYRFEDIDTLDLRVCYNGEWFTIRHVSQDTLDKLLRNEQVPPAVKAGIEKIQRTKGDVDFYDIFSLAYRQQPSL; this is translated from the coding sequence ATGGATGAAGTAAAACGCCTTCTGACTGAAGAGATCGAACGTATTAATCGGGAAGAAAAACGCGATAATAAAATACGTTTTAGCCGCAAATTCATGCAGTCACATCCCTATTTGTTTGCCGCGATGCTGGTGAGTTACGTGCCGGTTGCGATGATCCTGTTTTACGCGCCTTATTTTGGTTTGCCGTACCTGATTGGTTTTACCATCTTCCTGTTGGTGATGTCGTTGGCACTCTCAATGGATATTAATCCGACCTACCGCTTTGAGGACATTGATACGCTGGATTTACGCGTTTGCTACAATGGTGAGTGGTTTACGATCCGCCATGTATCGCAGGACACATTGGATAAACTGCTACGTAACGAGCAGGTGCCACCTGCCGTGAAAGCGGGGATAGAGAAGATTCAACGCACGAAAGGCGATGTTGATTTCTACGATATTTTCTCGCTGGCTTATCGCCAACAGCCCTCTCTCTGA
- the hutX gene encoding heme utilization cystosolic carrier protein HutX, translating to MTMTLNELLATNPDGTLEEIAGKYNTSLFAVVEALPAAQRTLATGDRFDQVWDTIATWGEVTLISHTADAILEFKSELPTGTHRHGYFNLRGKNGLSGHIRATSCQHIAFIERKFMGMDTASVVFFNASGAAMFKIFLGRDSHRQLLSAQVEAFRALANELQPEQV from the coding sequence ATGACCATGACACTGAATGAATTACTGGCAACTAACCCTGATGGCACATTGGAAGAGATTGCCGGAAAATATAATACTTCGCTGTTTGCCGTCGTCGAGGCGCTGCCTGCGGCTCAGCGTACGCTGGCGACGGGCGATCGTTTCGATCAGGTGTGGGACACGATTGCGACCTGGGGTGAAGTGACGTTAATTAGCCACACGGCGGATGCGATTCTGGAGTTTAAGAGCGAGCTGCCAACCGGGACGCATCGTCACGGTTATTTTAATTTACGTGGCAAAAATGGCCTGAGCGGACATATCCGCGCGACGAGCTGCCAGCATATTGCGTTTATTGAACGTAAGTTCATGGGGATGGACACAGCCTCCGTGGTGTTCTTTAATGCCAGCGGTGCAGCGATGTTTAAAATCTTCCTTGGACGAGACAGCCACCGCCAGCTGCTGAGCGCTCAGGTTGAGGCGTTCCGCGCGCTGGCGAATGAATTACAACCGGAGCAGGTATGA
- a CDS encoding TonB-dependent receptor plug domain-containing protein, translating to MNKKATRWALFMLPAIYSGAISAATNDLSINNLSSSYTTTNSDEITVISAGRTEQNLWESPVTMQVVDNEKLNKYTGDSIAEALRDIPGVDITDTALAGRKQIRIRGEEASRVLVLIDGQEVTYQRAGPNYSLGLLIDPSYIERIEVVKGPHSVLYGSQAIGGVINFITRKGGDKPLSGKIKAVYDSATAGWQESGLAYGSIGNFDYRLSGSYSDQGNRSTPDGRLPDTHFRNSGQSAWLGYRLDDHKFGLSLDSFKLSTQTYTDSDEYDSFSVRIPELERKKVGLFYDWQIGGDVLKNLHLDAYQQNIKREFRNDLSQSGNPLRYEGMALYQGKMAMSTGTDDKQTSRGLTLQADITPLAGHMLIAGGQWLSDVVKQNAFSDVHVNGFASPVLPVSLSVNPSSVSNNHWRQNSWALFAQDEWKITQDWTWTLGARQYWVESLSYGGQKTGSITMNGMVRPNNSTSAAAKESDSTLVTASSLRYSGFDNIQLRASFAQGYVYPTLTHKFYDTAAGGSTTYGNANLKAETSDNYEVGMRYKDESWLLDSAIYHSRAKDYITTLNCAGNAVCSGSTNSSSRYYANANRATTYGMEMYAEYLGWPLSPYVNGNIIRRELELPTRSTYRTGEPTFTGKIGLKNITLFERMELESDLYFRAASRAKDETADTAVQHSGWATANLEFTSTFGSENQYQVTLALNNLLDKRYTTAHESIPASGFSTAIGAAFSF from the coding sequence ATGAATAAAAAGGCCACACGCTGGGCGCTATTTATGCTGCCTGCTATTTATAGCGGCGCAATTAGTGCAGCTACAAACGATTTATCCATAAATAATTTATCCTCAAGCTATACGACGACAAACAGCGATGAAATAACCGTTATTAGCGCAGGGAGAACGGAACAGAATTTATGGGAAAGTCCCGTCACGATGCAGGTTGTCGATAATGAAAAACTGAATAAATATACCGGTGATTCTATTGCCGAAGCGCTGCGTGATATTCCCGGCGTCGATATTACCGACACCGCATTAGCAGGCCGTAAACAAATACGTATTCGCGGTGAAGAAGCCTCACGCGTCTTAGTGTTAATTGACGGACAAGAAGTCACTTATCAACGCGCCGGACCTAATTACAGCCTCGGATTATTAATTGATCCTTCTTATATCGAACGTATCGAAGTGGTAAAAGGTCCTCATTCGGTATTATATGGTTCACAGGCTATCGGTGGCGTGATCAATTTTATTACCCGCAAGGGCGGAGACAAGCCGCTGAGCGGAAAAATCAAAGCCGTTTATGACAGTGCAACCGCAGGCTGGCAGGAATCAGGTTTAGCCTACGGCTCTATCGGTAATTTTGATTATCGCCTCAGCGGCAGCTATAGCGATCAGGGCAACCGCAGCACGCCGGATGGGCGCCTACCGGATACGCATTTCCGCAACAGCGGCCAGTCCGCCTGGCTCGGCTATCGCCTTGACGATCATAAATTCGGCCTGTCGCTGGACAGCTTCAAACTCAGCACGCAGACCTACACCGATTCGGATGAATACGACAGCTTCAGCGTGCGCATTCCTGAACTGGAAAGAAAGAAGGTCGGCCTGTTTTATGACTGGCAGATCGGCGGCGATGTGCTGAAAAACCTGCATCTGGATGCCTATCAGCAAAATATCAAACGCGAATTCCGTAACGATCTGTCACAGAGCGGTAATCCGCTCAGATATGAAGGCATGGCGCTTTATCAAGGCAAAATGGCGATGAGCACGGGAACCGACGACAAGCAGACCAGCCGGGGATTAACCTTACAGGCGGATATCACGCCATTAGCCGGACACATGCTGATCGCTGGGGGACAATGGCTCTCCGATGTCGTGAAGCAAAATGCCTTCTCTGATGTTCATGTCAACGGCTTTGCCTCTCCTGTTCTCCCCGTATCCCTGTCAGTCAACCCCAGCTCGGTATCCAATAACCACTGGCGGCAGAACAGTTGGGCGCTGTTCGCACAGGATGAATGGAAAATAACGCAGGACTGGACATGGACGCTGGGTGCACGCCAATACTGGGTTGAGTCGCTCTCCTACGGAGGACAAAAAACAGGTTCAATAACAATGAACGGTATGGTAAGGCCGAACAATAGTACGTCCGCGGCCGCGAAAGAAAGTGATAGCACATTAGTCACCGCCAGCAGCCTGCGCTATTCCGGCTTTGACAATATCCAACTGCGCGCCTCCTTTGCGCAAGGTTATGTCTACCCTACCCTGACACATAAATTTTACGACACGGCGGCAGGCGGAAGCACCACTTACGGCAACGCCAACCTAAAGGCGGAAACGTCGGATAACTATGAAGTCGGCATGCGCTATAAAGATGAGAGCTGGCTGCTGGACAGCGCTATTTATCACTCACGCGCCAAAGACTACATCACCACGCTGAACTGTGCCGGTAACGCGGTCTGTTCTGGCAGCACGAACAGCAGCAGCCGCTACTACGCCAACGCCAACCGTGCGACCACGTACGGGATGGAAATGTATGCGGAATACCTCGGCTGGCCACTGTCTCCCTACGTTAACGGCAACATCATCCGTCGTGAGCTAGAACTGCCGACCCGCAGCACCTATCGTACGGGTGAACCCACCTTTACCGGAAAAATCGGACTCAAAAACATCACGTTATTCGAGCGCATGGAGCTGGAGTCAGATCTCTACTTCCGAGCAGCCTCGCGCGCGAAGGATGAAACGGCAGATACCGCCGTCCAGCACAGCGGCTGGGCAACGGCCAATCTGGAATTCACGAGTACCTTCGGCAGCGAGAATCAGTATCAAGTCACGCTGGCATTGAACAACCTACTGGATAAACGCTACACCACCGCGCACGAAAGCATTCCTGCATCCGGCTTCAGCACCGCGATTGGCGCGGCGTTCTCATTCTAA
- the hutW gene encoding heme anaerobic degradation radical SAM methyltransferase ChuW/HutW, with product MNIDLTPYYAEPGEQPFGARRMAMPWRNHVPLSPEHIPAGWQALKQQTLPARKRLLYLHIPFCATHCTFCGFYQNKLRDDSTATYTRYLLQELAMEADSPLHQSAPIHAVYFGGGTPTALAADELSQIIRAIRTSLPLAPDCEITVEGRAMDFDDERIDACLDAGANRFSIGIQTFDTRIRQRMARTSDKQQSIRFLERLCERDRAAVVCDLMFGLPEQTPEIWREDLAIVSDLALDGVDLYALNLLPTTPLAKAAENQRVALPDVVARRDFYRTGAAFLADAGWHQLSNSHWARTTRERNLYNLLIKQGADCLAMGSGAGGNLNGQAYMMERSLERYYQQIDQGQKPIMMMTPASSTGPWQHQLQAGIEVGRIKLPQLTQHARELQPLLSQWHQAGLTCDDSTCLRLTNDGRFWANNLMQALQQIIPQLNAEEHAH from the coding sequence ATGAACATCGATTTGACGCCGTATTATGCCGAGCCCGGTGAGCAACCTTTTGGTGCCCGACGTATGGCAATGCCTTGGCGCAACCATGTGCCACTTTCACCAGAACACATTCCAGCCGGTTGGCAGGCGCTGAAGCAGCAAACATTGCCTGCTCGTAAGCGCTTGCTCTATCTGCATATTCCTTTCTGTGCCACGCACTGCACGTTCTGCGGCTTTTACCAGAACAAACTGCGTGATGACAGTACCGCGACCTATACGCGCTATTTGTTGCAGGAATTGGCGATGGAAGCGGACAGCCCGCTGCATCAGTCTGCGCCTATTCATGCGGTTTACTTTGGTGGCGGTACGCCAACGGCGCTGGCAGCTGATGAACTATCGCAGATCATTCGCGCAATCCGCACCTCTCTGCCGCTGGCTCCAGACTGTGAAATCACGGTAGAAGGGCGGGCGATGGATTTTGATGATGAGCGGATCGATGCCTGTCTGGATGCGGGAGCGAACCGCTTCTCCATTGGGATTCAGACGTTTGATACCCGTATTCGTCAGCGCATGGCACGCACCTCAGATAAACAACAATCAATTCGCTTCCTTGAGCGACTGTGTGAACGCGACAGGGCGGCGGTCGTATGCGACCTGATGTTTGGCCTGCCGGAACAAACACCGGAAATCTGGCGCGAAGATCTGGCGATCGTCAGCGATTTAGCGCTAGACGGCGTCGATCTGTATGCGCTTAATCTGTTACCAACGACGCCGCTGGCGAAAGCGGCTGAAAACCAGCGTGTTGCACTGCCTGATGTGGTCGCTCGACGTGATTTTTACCGGACGGGTGCGGCATTTCTCGCGGATGCGGGCTGGCACCAGCTTAGCAACAGCCACTGGGCGCGTACCACCCGTGAACGTAACTTGTACAATTTGTTGATTAAGCAAGGTGCAGACTGTCTGGCGATGGGAAGCGGTGCAGGCGGTAATTTAAACGGCCAAGCCTACATGATGGAGCGCAGTCTGGAGCGCTATTATCAGCAGATCGATCAGGGGCAAAAACCGATCATGATGATGACGCCAGCCAGTTCTACCGGGCCGTGGCAGCATCAGCTTCAGGCGGGCATTGAGGTCGGCCGTATCAAACTGCCTCAGCTTACCCAGCATGCCCGCGAACTTCAGCCCTTGCTGAGTCAGTGGCATCAGGCGGGGCTAACCTGTGACGATTCCACCTGCCTGCGCCTGACTAACGATGGCCGCTTCTGGGCGAATAACCTGATGCAGGCATTACAACAAATTATCCCTCAACTTAATGCCGAAGAGCATGCGCACTAA
- a CDS encoding heme/hemin ABC transporter substrate-binding protein, producing the protein MKALIVLMLFGLSSFTCAAEPRVVIAGGSLVEIVYALGAGDTVVGVDQTTTYPPQTATLPKVSNWQQLTSEGILSLHPTLLMTWQDANPPQVLNQLEQAGVTVARFTRTPSTPAQLLSNIRQAGALLNRTEAAEQLATRLSQQLSAVSEQLATRKDRVSVVFLLSVGGGAAQVAGKNTVVDSLIALAGGKNIATHSQYRIYGGEAMIAANPEVVVVTTQSVENGVEALAAVPGLTQTAAWKNQRIIALDQAILLGMGPRVAEAVEALNRGFYP; encoded by the coding sequence ATGAAGGCGCTTATTGTGTTAATGCTCTTCGGGCTGTCTTCCTTCACCTGCGCGGCTGAGCCGCGCGTGGTGATTGCCGGTGGTTCGCTGGTGGAAATCGTTTATGCGCTCGGCGCAGGCGATACCGTTGTGGGCGTCGATCAGACCACCACCTATCCACCACAAACAGCAACGCTACCCAAAGTCAGCAACTGGCAGCAGTTGACGAGCGAAGGGATTTTGTCGCTGCACCCAACGCTGTTGATGACCTGGCAGGATGCCAACCCGCCGCAGGTACTTAATCAGCTTGAGCAGGCTGGCGTAACGGTAGCCCGTTTTACCCGCACGCCCAGCACGCCAGCGCAACTGCTTAGCAATATTCGTCAGGCTGGGGCATTGCTCAATCGCACGGAGGCTGCCGAGCAATTGGCCACCCGTCTCTCTCAGCAGCTCAGTGCGGTATCAGAGCAGCTAGCAACGCGAAAAGATCGCGTCAGCGTTGTGTTTCTGCTGAGTGTTGGCGGCGGTGCAGCGCAGGTCGCGGGGAAAAATACCGTAGTAGATAGCCTGATCGCGCTGGCAGGCGGAAAGAATATTGCCACGCATAGCCAGTATCGTATTTATGGCGGCGAGGCGATGATTGCGGCGAACCCAGAGGTGGTTGTGGTGACCACACAAAGTGTGGAAAACGGCGTGGAGGCGCTAGCGGCCGTGCCCGGTTTAACGCAAACCGCAGCCTGGAAAAACCAGCGTATTATCGCGCTCGATCAGGCGATTTTACTGGGAATGGGGCCGCGCGTCGCCGAAGCGGTTGAAGCGCTGAATCGCGGATTTTATCCTTAA